A region of Pyxidicoccus parkwaysis DNA encodes the following proteins:
- a CDS encoding mucoidy inhibitor MuiA family protein: MLVVPSILDAVTVHAEGALCTRVATLQAEGGRLPTQVRINGLPLSLRTGSLRASVLQGPPGLAVRDIRAAFDVQLPDEVDVPTELRALEAARARHTEVTAALAVLHRELRAVMKLTPSFPTRKKEDVQQRDAPVAALLSLATLVDSELGTLLSRKLDLERQQRDADAEVTQRKQRLAEASTSARGERARVYRAAILTLASVPGVEHPAKLALEYAVPGARWVPTYDLRLPRTLEEGTLRMRASVLQRTGEDWTGVKLSVSTADLERRAEVPELKALRIGRRQPPPARSGWREPPPGLDELFAGFDSTRAPVLAKPEPPAPPQGQAAPVLLEEPAYEKEMAFEEMAREDRMSTTGSYAPISPAPGGAPAAAAPMASMPEMMPRSRRAPARAVVSKKRAGAPPKPADADEDALMEPQADMAEGFGGVLGGAGGGGAAEERSLASRVEPSDALLDYDRLELAPAEDTSARGRLRPRPAHVTRELLALAAVHVRIDVMALVAVSEQEVSTVRQAPSPAWSVPPRQSSPHFDARFDVETRADVPSDGTWHTVPVLSVPVGLSAEYVCVPSVETRAFRTVRVENRTPYPLLAGPVDVTLGDEFLMTSPLPTMAPGATQRLGLGVEESIKVARNTRFDEATGGIFGGATMLTHHVSVELANRMTNRILVEVCERVPAVPVGSEKDIKVEETEVAPLWQKRTPLPGETQVEGERAWRVVLQPGEAQTLKATWTVKIPASKMLGGGNRRT; this comes from the coding sequence ATGCTCGTCGTGCCGTCCATCCTGGATGCGGTCACCGTCCATGCCGAGGGCGCGCTATGCACGCGCGTCGCCACGTTGCAGGCGGAGGGTGGCCGCCTTCCGACGCAGGTGCGCATCAACGGCCTGCCGTTGTCATTGCGTACCGGCTCGCTTCGCGCGTCCGTGCTGCAGGGCCCGCCGGGGCTCGCGGTGCGTGACATCCGCGCCGCGTTCGACGTCCAGCTTCCCGACGAGGTGGACGTCCCCACCGAGCTGCGCGCGCTGGAGGCCGCCCGCGCCCGGCACACCGAGGTGACGGCGGCCCTCGCCGTCCTGCACCGCGAGCTGCGGGCGGTGATGAAGCTCACGCCCTCCTTCCCCACCCGGAAGAAGGAAGACGTGCAGCAGCGCGACGCGCCGGTGGCCGCGCTGCTGTCGCTCGCGACGCTGGTGGACTCGGAGCTGGGCACGCTGCTTTCGAGGAAGCTCGACCTGGAGCGCCAGCAGCGCGATGCCGACGCGGAGGTGACTCAGCGCAAGCAGCGCCTCGCCGAGGCCTCCACGTCCGCGCGTGGCGAGCGGGCCCGCGTGTACCGCGCCGCCATCCTCACCCTGGCCAGCGTGCCGGGCGTGGAGCACCCCGCGAAGCTCGCGCTGGAGTACGCGGTGCCGGGCGCGCGCTGGGTGCCCACCTACGACTTGCGGCTGCCGCGCACGCTGGAGGAAGGGACGCTGCGGATGCGCGCCTCCGTCCTCCAGCGCACCGGTGAAGACTGGACGGGCGTGAAGCTGTCCGTCTCCACCGCGGACCTGGAGCGGCGCGCCGAGGTGCCGGAGCTCAAGGCGCTGCGCATCGGCAGGCGCCAGCCGCCTCCCGCGCGCTCCGGCTGGCGTGAGCCACCGCCCGGCCTGGACGAGCTGTTCGCGGGCTTCGACTCCACGCGCGCTCCCGTGCTCGCGAAGCCCGAGCCGCCGGCGCCTCCGCAGGGCCAGGCCGCCCCCGTGCTCCTGGAGGAGCCCGCCTACGAGAAGGAGATGGCGTTCGAGGAGATGGCCCGGGAGGACCGCATGTCCACCACGGGCTCCTACGCGCCCATTTCCCCGGCGCCTGGCGGCGCACCGGCAGCAGCGGCCCCGATGGCGTCCATGCCCGAGATGATGCCCCGCAGCAGACGGGCTCCGGCCCGGGCTGTGGTTTCGAAGAAGCGCGCGGGCGCCCCTCCGAAGCCGGCGGACGCCGACGAGGACGCCCTCATGGAGCCACAGGCCGACATGGCCGAGGGCTTCGGCGGCGTGCTGGGTGGTGCGGGAGGAGGAGGTGCCGCGGAGGAGCGCTCCTTGGCCTCGCGCGTGGAGCCCTCGGACGCACTGCTCGACTATGACCGGCTGGAGCTGGCGCCCGCGGAGGACACCAGCGCGCGCGGCCGTCTGCGTCCCCGCCCCGCGCACGTCACCCGCGAGCTGTTGGCGCTGGCCGCAGTGCACGTGCGCATCGACGTCATGGCGCTGGTCGCCGTGAGCGAGCAGGAGGTGTCCACCGTGCGGCAGGCGCCCTCGCCCGCCTGGTCCGTGCCACCCCGCCAGTCGTCGCCGCACTTCGACGCGCGCTTCGACGTGGAGACGCGGGCGGACGTGCCCTCGGACGGGACGTGGCACACGGTGCCGGTGCTGTCCGTGCCGGTGGGCCTGTCCGCCGAGTACGTCTGCGTGCCCTCGGTGGAGACGCGGGCCTTCCGCACGGTGCGCGTGGAGAACCGCACGCCCTACCCGCTGCTGGCCGGGCCGGTGGATGTCACGCTGGGCGACGAGTTCCTGATGACGTCGCCGCTGCCCACCATGGCGCCCGGGGCCACGCAGCGCCTGGGACTGGGCGTGGAGGAGTCCATCAAGGTGGCGCGCAACACGCGCTTCGACGAGGCCACCGGCGGCATCTTCGGCGGCGCGACGATGCTCACGCATCACGTGTCGGTGGAGCTGGCCAACCGGATGACGAACCGCATCCTCGTGGAGGTATGCGAGCGCGTGCCCGCGGTGCCCGTCGGCTCGGAGAAGGACATCAAGGTGGAGGAGACGGAAGTGGCGCCGCTCTGGCAGAAGCGCACGCCGCTGCCCGGCGAGACGCAGGTGGAGGGCGAGCGCGCGTGGCGCGTGGTGCTCCAGCCGGGTGAGGCGCAGACGCTGAAGGCGACGTGGACCGTGAAGATTCCCGCCAGCAAGATGCTCGGCGGGGGGAACCGGAGGACATGA